The proteins below come from a single Miscanthus floridulus cultivar M001 chromosome 1, ASM1932011v1, whole genome shotgun sequence genomic window:
- the LOC136485948 gene encoding proteasome subunit beta type-4-like: MACDTGASYGSTLRYKSVERIKAVGKHGLIGASGEFSDFQEILHYLDELTLSDHMSHMWDDGNSLGPKEIHSYLTRVMYNRRNKFDPLWNSLVLGGVKKGPKGDEKYLGMVNMIGTHFEENYVATGFGNHLAIPILRAEWREDITFEEAVKLVEKCLLVLLYRDRSSINKLQIARITTEGPTIHPLYSLKTYWGFSAYQAIELREKQYLCSEHQSNSALYCITCC, from the exons ATGGCATGTGACACTGGAG CCTCGTATGGGTCAACTTTGAGATACAAGAGTGTGGAACGCATTAAGGCAGTTGGCAAGCATGGCCTCATTGGAGCAAGCGGAGAGTTCAGTGATTTCCAGGAGATTTTACACTATCTGGATGAACTAAC TTTGTCTGATCATATGTCACATATGTGGGATGATGGAAACTCCTTGGGCCCCAAAGAGATCCACAGTTATTTGACAAGAGTAATGTACAACAGACGCAACAAGTTTGATCCTCTCTGGAATTCACTTGTACTTGGTGGAGTTAAAAAGGGTCCAAAGGGTGATGAGAAGTATCTTGGCATG GTTAACATGATTGGTACCCATTTTGAGGAAAACTATGTTGCTACTGGATTTGGAAATCATCTGGCGATCCCAATACTTCGTGCTGAATGGCGTGAGGATATTACTTTTGAAGAAGCTGTAAAGCTGGTTGAGAAGTGCTTGCTGGTCCTTCTGTACCGTGACAGGTCATCTATCAACAAGTTACAG ATTGCCAGGATCACAACTGAAGGACCAACCATCCACCCACTGTACTCCCTGAAGACGTACTGGGGCTTCTCTGCATATCAGGCCATTGAACTCAGGGAGAAGCAATACCTTTGCTCTGAACATCAGAGCAACTCTGCACTTTATTGTATAACATGCTGTTAA